The proteins below come from a single Rosa rugosa chromosome 2, drRosRugo1.1, whole genome shotgun sequence genomic window:
- the LOC133731251 gene encoding uncharacterized protein LOC133731251, with protein MRLRKPIKLEKGTITLAFRFKDGIMIGVDSRITRKQTIVSDKKQKFFEISSNIFCTMMGRVHVWENMALYVQQKVKSEERLRCAPATVLYAAEKALEHLEYEFSDYEYMKDEEDLIFGTIIAGWQKTTGFELYNVNLDGNRAWKTHCKSSIILGSGAKFAEEVMDSVKNFYDMSSEDAADFALKALFMATFCDKWCGGTLHVYHVHENGYQEKRSLDALEVYSRYYNIYDLSIQFIISDEGLVAAHLVAKKRDFNIHRLMFNSENEASTAYEAIAKVEPRVTTISKDPLFWRKIDMRNDGDLDDRDYESMFRHVVDRSSGNVVDINIEHFGTDKLLTFITESASTIRRIRLFSCDEVSDKGLSRMASELRLLEELDISLCAGISHEAVKMVGRSCPLLKSFKFNKEWCRFSDDESDFDDSDDDYAHAPFAHAPVGHARVRKDDNADALAIAGTMQDLHHLQLYGNKLTNDGLRKILDCCPHLESLDLRLCFNLNMGIDLETRCAERIKRLWLPHDSIEGKEFIARSDGYCFKWIELPDNVTMSILSRLGTIDILESAQKVCMKWRKICKELKWNTIDMRNDSAPDITFDLDKMCRHVVDLSCGNLVDVNVEDFISDELLEYMTDSSSGIRRLRLVCSYYISDEGLIEVASKLPLLEDLDISLCGNLSHKPVKVLGHSCPLLKSFKLNKQWHKYSDNFFEEIIDDEGPWSKDDDALAIAGTMHGLYHLQLFGNQLTNDGLRAILDGCPHLESLDLRYCFNLNLEGDLGRRCTEQIKRLLLPKDSIAGYGFLPSTDWQSPRSPKYIIDGLFSWL; from the exons ATGCGTTTGAGAAAACCAATCAAGCTAGAGAAGGGGACAATCACTCTTGCTTTTCGATTCAAGGACGGCATTATGATTGGGGTTGATTCTAGAATCACGCGGAAACAGACTATAG TTTCAGACAAGAAGCAGAAGTTTTTTGAAATATCATCCAACATATTTTGTACAATGATGGGGAGAGTTCATGTCTGGGAAAACATGGCCCTATATGTGCAGCAAAAG GTAAAGAGCGAAGAACGTCTTCGCTGTGCACCTGCAACAGTTTTATATGCAGCAGAAAAGGCGCTTGAACATTTAGAGTATGAATTCAGTGACTATGAATATATGAAGGATGAGGAGGATTTAATATTTGGCACTATCATCGCTGGATGGCAAAAAACAACG GGTTTTGAACTTTATAATGTTAACCTGGATGGCAACAGGGCTTGGAAGACACACTGTAAAAGTTCAATAATACTAGGATCTGGTGCTAAATTTGCTGAGGAGGTTATGGACTCAGT TAAGAACTTCTACGACATGTCTAGTGAAGATGCTGCCGACTTTGCCCTAAAAGCACTGTTTATGGCAACCTTTTGTGATAAGTGGTGTGGAGGGACTCTACATG TTTATCATGTGCATGAAAATGGATATCAAGAGAAACGCAGCCTCGATGCTTTAGAAGTCTACTCGCGATATTACAACATTTACGACCTTTCCATCCAGTTTATCAT ATCAGATGAAGGGCTAGTGGCAGCTCATCTTGTAGCAAAGAAGCGAGACTTTAACATCCACCGCCTCATGTTCAACTCTGAGAATGAGGCTTCAACAGCATACGAAGCTATTGCTAAAGTTGAGCCTAGAG tcaCGACAATCTCCAAGGACCCTCTCTTCTGGCGCAAAATTGACATGCGCAACGATGGTGATCTTGATGACCGGGACTATGAGTCCATGTTCCGCCACGTCGTTGATCGGAGCTCCGGTAATGTCGTCGATATCAATATCGAGCACTTCGGCACCGACAAACTACTCACCTTTATCACCGAAAG TGCGAGTACAATCAGGCGCATCCGACTATTTTCTTGCGATGAGGTATCAGATAAGGGATTGAGTAGAATGGCTTCGGAACTGCGGTTGTTGGAGGAACTTGACATTTCATTGTGCGCTGGTATCTCACATGAAGCTGTAAAAATGGTTGGGCGCTCTTGCCCTCTTTTGAAGTCATTCAAATTCAACAAGGAGTGGTGCAGATTCTCTGATGATGAGTCTGACTTTGATGATAGTGATGACGATTATGCACATGCTCCTTTTGCTCATGCTCCTGTTGGTCATGCTCGTGTTAGAAAAGATGACAATGCAGATGCACTTGCTATAGCAGGAACGATGCAAGATTTACACCACCTCCAGCTTTATGGGAATAAGCTTACAAATGATGGCTTGAGAAAAATTCTTGATTGTTGTCCTCATCTTGAGTCACTTGATCTGCGCCTTTGCTTCAATCTCAATATGGGGATAGATTTAGAAACAAGATGTGCTGAACGGATTAAAAGGTTGTGGCTTCCCCATGATTCCATAGAGGGAAAAGAATTTATCGCTAGATCAGATGGGTACTGCTTCAAATGGATTGAACTCCCGGACAATGTTACTATGTCGATACTGTCACGGCTTGGAACAATTGATATCCTGGAGAGTGCTCAGAAGGTATGCATGAAGTGGCGCAAAATCTGCAAGGAACTGAAGTGGAACACCATAGACATGCGCAATGATAGTGCTCCCGACATTACCTTCGACTTAGATAAGATGTGCCGCCATGTTGTTGATCTTAGTTGTGGTAATTTGGTCGATGTGAATGTTGAGGACTTTATCTCGGATGAGCTCCTAGAGTATATGACTGATAG TTCGAGTGGAATCAGACGCCTGCGACTTGTGTGTTCTTATTACATATCAGATGAGGGATTGATTGAAGTTGCATCAAAACTTCCGCTGTTAGAGGACCTTGACATCTCATTATGCGGAAATTTGTCTCATAAGCCTGTGAAAGTGCTTGGGCACTCTTGCCCTCTTTTGAAATCATTCAAATTGAATAAACAATGGCACAAATATTCAGACAACTTCTTTGAAGAGATTATTGACGATGAAGGTCCTTGGAGTAAAGATGACGATGCACTTGCTATTGCAGGAACGATGCATGGTTTATACCACCTGCAGCTTTTCGGGAATCAGCTGACCAATGATGGCTTAAGGGCAATTCTTGATGGTTGTCCTCATCTTGAGTCACTAGATCTTCGCTATTGTTTCAACCTTAATCTGGAGGGAGATTTGGGAAGAAGATGCACTGAACAAATTAAAAGATTGTTGCTTCCCAAAGATTCAATTGCTGGATATGGATTTCTGCCTTCTACTGATTGGCAATCTCCCAGATCACCTAAATATATTATTGATGGGCTTTTCTCCTGGTTATGA
- the LOC133728316 gene encoding uncharacterized protein LOC133728316 has product MVILVDLDLDEIVLDSSLAHGSKAEEPEAAYFHRKREITKTRSKPKPYVPKGFEMLPMYIGTTMDGEKYYGPAVRAGPIVCFRCHKHGDHWASTCPENASALESRVTAAVTSKNIYDAVERTQTEPVKTESDPVERTQAEPVEAESDPIERTES; this is encoded by the exons ATGGTGATACTGGTTGATCTCGATCTCGACGAGATAGTCCTCGATAGCAGTTTGGCTCATG gtAGTAAGGCCGAAGAACCAGAGGCTGCTTATTTCCATAGAAAAAGAGAGATTACAAAGACGAGGAGTAAGCCAAAACCTTATGTACCAAAGGGATTTGAAATGCTTCCTATGTACATTGGTACGACGATGGATGGTGAAAAATACTACGGTCCTGCTGTTAGAGCTGGTCCCATTGTTTGTTTTCGTTGTCACAAGCATGGTGACCATTGGGCTAGTACGTGCCCAGAAAATGCTTCTGCTTTGGAATCAAGGGTTACAGCTGCTGTCACTAGCAAGAATATATATGATGCTGTTGAGAGAACACAAACTGAACCGGTCAAGACAGAATCTGATCCTGTTGAGAGAACACAAGCTGAACCGGTCGAGGCCGAATCTGATCCTATCGAGAGAACAGAATCGTGA
- the LOC133731252 gene encoding uncharacterized protein LOC133731252 codes for MVWFGSPLGIRIDKQKISKFDKWLQEIHSSSSTAADRKWLLTLISFFCWKIWTARCEFIYQMKPILPQSIILSGSNLASEFGEAKRWIASRLPLPNHSHSSKWIPPPPGIVKINVDAAWSDASKACGLGVVLRDHPGAVVGGSIRSDMCGSALVAEAKAILDGVNYALQHDITKVIVESDALEVVSEIQSKRKNKNWMTYPLIEEIRRKSLRFSEIS; via the coding sequence ATGGTGTGGTTTGGATCTCCTCTAGGCATAAGAATTGATaaacaaaaaatttcaaaatttgataAATGGTTACAAGAAATTCACAGTTCGAGTTCTACAGCTGCTGATAGAAAGTGGTTGCTTACCTTGATTAGCTTTTTCTGCTGGAAGATCTGGACTGCTAGATGTGAGTTCATTTATCAAATGAAGCCGATACTTCCTCAGTCGATTATCTTGAGTGGGAGTAATCTGGCTTCTGAGTTTGGGGAAGCAAAGAGATGGATTGCTTCACGCCTCCCTCTTCCAAATCACTCTCACTCCTCCAAATGGATCCCACCCCCTCCTGGTATTGTAAAAATCAATGTTGATGCAGCTTGGTCCGATGCCTCAAAAGCCTGTGGTTTAGGTGTTGTGCTTAGGGATCACCCGGGAGCTGTAGTAGGTGGTTCTATCAGATCAGATATGTGTGGCTCTGCATTGGTTGCAGAAGCGAAAGCAATTTTAGATGGagttaattatgctttgcaGCACGACATTACTAAGGTGATTGTGGAATCTGATGCCTTAGAGGTGGTTTCAGAGATTCAATCAAAAAGGAAGAACAAAAATTGGATGACTTACCCTCTGATTGAAGAAATTAGAAGAAAGAGTCTCCGATTTAGTGAGATCAGCTAG
- the LOC133731253 gene encoding uncharacterized protein LOC133731253, which translates to MRLRKPIKLEKGTIDITLAFPFKEGIMIGVDSRITRKQTIVSDKKQKFFEISSNIFCTMMGRVHVWETMALYVQQKVKSEERLRSAPATVSYAAEKALEHLEYEFSDYEYMEDDEDLVFGTIIAGWVLNFIVLTWMATGLGRQTVKVQVQQY; encoded by the exons ATGCGTTTGAGAAAACCAATCAAGCTAGAGAAGGGGACAATCGATATCACTCTTGCTTTTCCATTCAAGGAAGGCATTATGATTGGGGTTGATTCTAGAATCACGCGGAAACAAACTATAG TTTCAGACAAGAAGCAGAAGTTTTTTGAAATATCATCTAACATATTTTGTACAATGATGGGGAGAGTTCATGTCTGGGAAACCATGGCCCTATATGTGCAGCAAAAG GTAAAGAGCGAAGAACGTCTTCGCAGTGCACCTGCAACAGTTTCATATGCAGCAGAAAAGGCGCTTGAACATTTAGAGTATGAATTCAGTGACTATGAATATATGGAGGATGATGAGGATTTAGTATTTGGCACTATCATCGCTGGATG GGTTTTGAACTTTATAGTGTTAACCTGGATGGCAACAGGGCTTGGAAGACAGACTGTAAAAGTTCAAGTTCAACAATACTAG
- the LOC133729190 gene encoding uncharacterized protein LOC133729190, protein MVILVDLDLDLDEIVLDSSLAHGSKAEEPEAAYFHRKREITKTRSKPKPYVPKGFGMLPMYIGMTKDGEYYEGPAVRAGPIVCFHCHKHGDHWANTCPENASALESRVTAAVTSKNTYDAVERTQTEPVETESDPVERTQAEPVEPESDPIERTES, encoded by the exons ATGGTGATACTGGTTGATCTCGATCTCGATCTCGACGAGATAGTCCTCGATAGCAGTTTGGCTCATG GTAGTAAGGCCGAAGAACCAGAGGCTGCTTATTTCCATAGAAAAAGAGAGATTACAAAGACGAGGAGTAAGCCAAAACCTTATGTACCAAAGGGATTTGGAATGCTTCCTATGTACATTGGTATGACGAAGGATGGTGAATACTATGAAGGGCCTGCTGTTAGAGCTGGTCCCATTGTTTGTTTTCATTGTCACAAGCATGGTGACCATTGGGCTAATACGTGCCCAGAAAATGCTTCTGCTTTGGAATCAAGGGTTACAGCTGCTGTCACTAGCAAGAATACATATGATGCTGTTGAGAGAACACAAACTGAACCGGTCGAGACAGAATCTGATCCTGTTGAGAGAACACAAGCTGAACCGGTCGAGCCAGAATCTGATCCTATAGAGAGAACAGAATCGTGA
- the LOC133729189 gene encoding putative F-box/LRR-repeat protein 23, which produces MVRSSKRNRLNPAELPNRTRRNWSELPEEITFQVLSRLGAIDVLTSAQKVCTQWRRMCKHPMVWRTIDMANDHFFHEVHYDLDKMCRHAVDRSFGRVEDINVEYFGTDELLKYITDSSSGIKRLRLAHCPRITDKGLTEVAPKLPLLEDLDITSCKNISHEPLKVIGSSCPLLKSFKLDTWFKLPEDGVYDDTVFNIEEGEDTDVEVEANANAVAVAVAEVVMDREMDADALAIAGSMHGLHHLQLFRNELTNDGLSEILDHCPRLESLDLRYCYNLNLKGDLGIKCAERIKRLQLPDNSTDIPKTDLLKKDTVWFTYRSADDVEGHVADVIIFKTIDFTDDYEW; this is translated from the exons ATGGTCAGATCCTCAAAGCGAAACCGCCTAAACCCGGCGGAGCTCCCCAATCGAACCCGACGAAACTGGTCGGAGCTCCCCGAGGAAATCACCTTTCAGGTCCTGTCTCGGCTCGGAGCCATCGATGTTCTGACCAGCGCTCAGAAGGTGTGTACGCAATGGCGGCGAATGTGTAAGCACCCGATGGTCTGGCGCACCATCGACATGGCCAACGATCACTTTTTCCACGAAGTTCACTACGATTTGGACAAGATGTGCCGCCACgccgttgatcggagcttcggtCGAGTGGAGGATATCAATGTTGAGTACTTCGGCACCGACGAATTGCTCAAGTACATCACTGATAG TTCAAGTGGAATCAAACGCCTCCGCTTGGCACATTGCCCTAGAATAACTGATAAAGGACTGACTGAAGTGGCTCCGAAACTTCCATTGTTGGAGGACCTTGACATTACGTCCTGCAAAAATATCTCACATGAACCTCTGAAAGTGATTGGTAGCAGTTGCCCTCTTTTAAAATCATTCAAATTGGACACGTGGTTTAAACTACCAGAAGATGGGGTTTATGATGATACAGTTTTCAATATCGAGGAAGGTGAAGACACGGATGTGGAGGTAGAGGCAAATGCCAATGCGGTTGCGGTTGCGGTTGCGGAAGTGGTTATGGATAGGGAGATGGATGCAGATGCGCTTGCTATAGCAGGGTCGATGCATGGTTTACACCATCTTCAGCTTTTTCGGAATGAGCTGACTAATGATGGCTTAAGTGAAATTCTTGATCATTGTCCTCGTCTCGAGTCACTTGATCTGCGCTATTGTTACAATCTCAATCTGAAAGGAGATTTGGGTATCAAATGTGCTGAACGTATTAAGAGATTGCAGCTCCCTGATAACTCCACTGATATTCCTAAAACTGATCTTTTAAAAAAGGATACAGTTTGGTTCACCTACCGTTCAGCTGATGATGTTGAAGGTCATGTGGCTGACGTCATTATTTTCAAAACAATTGATTTCACTGATGATTATGAGTGGTGA